The genomic window TCCCAACAAGCAAGATTGACAACTGGTAGTAGCAGCAACTATAGCATAGCTGGCTAGCTGGCTAGTATGACTTTTTGCACACTGCTCGGATCATTCTTGGAGCAAATTCGGAGCACAAAACTAACTCCTCGGAGTCGGCTTGCATTATGCTTTGGCTACAGTAGAAGCACGGCGAAGGGCTGTGTGAGTAGTAAAAGGATGCAATGATGTCACGAATTTTCGTTGTTGGCTTGTTGGTATTGATGAGTTTGTTTAGCTCGATGGTTGTGCCGTTGGCCGCCGCCAAACCACAGGCTGCTCCAGCATTTTGTGAGTGTACCCAATATGTCTATGCCAAAAAAGGCTTAAGTGGTAGTTATGGGCATGCGCATACGTGGGATGATAGCAATGGCGTGCTCCCACGCAACGGCTATCGGCAATATTCAATCCCGCAAGTTGGTGATGTAGTGGTTTTCTCACAAGCAGCTATGGGCAATCAATATGGTCATGTTGCGATTATTACGGCGGTCGCGCCAAACTATGGACCAATCAATGTGCGTGGAGCTAACCAAGGTGGTAGCGAAACAGAAGGCAATTGCAATAATGTTAATACTCGTAGCTACAGCCGCAACGGGGCAACCTTCTGGCGTAAATAATTAAAAAGCTAGCTAAAACACCAAACGCTGGTTGAATAATTCAACCAGCGTTTAAACGTTTGGAGGCGACAATGGGATTCGAACCCATGGATCGCGGTTTTGCAGACCACTGCCTTACCACTTGGCTATGTCGCCAACAGGCGGGATTATACCATAGCATCGATTTCACTGCAAGAATAAGCAGCATGCGCATTCGGGAATATGTTCTATGTTCTATGTTCTATGTTCTGCTTTGCCATCAGCAACTCATCGTGATAAACGCCTTCGTAATAAATCGCCATTGGCTCAACCCCATACACTCGATACCCGCAGCGAGTATACAGCTGAATGGCGCTGGTATTGGCCACATTCACGGCTAAGCGAATAATCTGCACCGATTGTTGCCAAGCCCAGGCTTCGGCCATGCCCAAAAGCTGACGACTCAGGCCATAGCCGCGCCAAGTAGGGTCAGTATAGACCCCTCCCAGATCGGCTTGGTGGCTCGATTTTGGGTCGGTATAGCGCCGAATCATCACCATTGCCACAAACTGCGATTCAGCTACCGCCACCAAGATTTGCTGTGTGCTGGGATCTAAATTGGCCATACGTTCTTGCCAATAGCGATCAGGCTCAGCGGCATTTTGGGCGTAATCCGAGCCAAAAAAGCTGGGGTGTTGCTGAAGCGCCATTAAGCGCAAACGCCGATACGCTTGCCATTCATCAGCTTGGGCTGCTCGCAGAGTAAGATCGCCACGTTTAGTTGATAGTTGCATTACGATTGCTCCACACTAGCGAGGAAACCGCACCATGGTACAATAAGCGCGGATTCTTTCTCTACAACTTGAGGTGGATATGCTGCTTTTGCTGATTAAATTAACCATGCTTGCAGTAATGGTTGCAGGTGTTGTGGCAGTGACCCGTCAATTAAGCCAAGCTGCGCGAGGCAAAACCTTGGTTCAAGCCAAACCTACGACGGCAGCAGCAAGTGAAGGCGAGGAAGCGGCTTAATGGCATCGACCATCCTGCATCTTTCCGATTTGCACGCTGGCCCACCATTCAACCCCGAAAAAGCCCAACAAATTCTTGAGGCAGCTTGGCAAATCAAGCCAACCTTAACTGTGTTGTCTGGCGATTTTGTGCAACGAGCCGATATTCGCAGCCAATGGCTGACAATTCGCGATTTTGTCGCCCAATTGCCTCAGCCAACAATTGCTGTGATGGGCAATCACGATGTGCCGCTTTACAATGCTCTCTATCGGATGCTGCGGCCAAACTATTACTACAAAAAATATATCTCGCCAATTTTAGAGCCAGTGTGGGGCAACAGCGATTTTGTGGCGGTTGGAGTTAACACCACCCGCTCATTCACGGTTGATGGCGGTAAATTAACCGATCAACAATTGTTGGAGCTTGAACGAACTTTAGCCCGCTATCCTGATAGCTTATGTAAAATTGTGGTCATGCACCATCATCCGGTCATGCCACCAGGCGAAACTCGCGATGTGATTCAGAATGCAGCGGCAGCGCTCAGAACTTTCGATCGCAGCAATGTCGAGTTGGTGCTATGTGGACATACCCATGCTT from Chloroflexota bacterium includes these protein-coding regions:
- a CDS encoding CHAP domain-containing protein codes for the protein MSRIFVVGLLVLMSLFSSMVVPLAAAKPQAAPAFCECTQYVYAKKGLSGSYGHAHTWDDSNGVLPRNGYRQYSIPQVGDVVVFSQAAMGNQYGHVAIITAVAPNYGPINVRGANQGGSETEGNCNNVNTRSYSRNGATFWRK
- a CDS encoding metallophosphoesterase: MASTILHLSDLHAGPPFNPEKAQQILEAAWQIKPTLTVLSGDFVQRADIRSQWLTIRDFVAQLPQPTIAVMGNHDVPLYNALYRMLRPNYYYKKYISPILEPVWGNSDFVAVGVNTTRSFTVDGGKLTDQQLLELERTLARYPDSLCKIVVMHHHPVMPPGETRDVIQNAAAALRTFDRSNVELVLCGHTHASYIGNTLEFDPDLRQGTVIVQAGTATSRRGRRWYRGKNAFNVLEIEHMRSVITQYLYLEDAGRFLPVSQHQFPRRSAGTYALPLNEAVLEIVEPSE
- a CDS encoding GNAT family N-acetyltransferase, translating into MQLSTKRGDLTLRAAQADEWQAYRRLRLMALQQHPSFFGSDYAQNAAEPDRYWQERMANLDPSTQQILVAVAESQFVAMVMIRRYTDPKSSHQADLGGVYTDPTWRGYGLSRQLLGMAEAWAWQQSVQIIRLAVNVANTSAIQLYTRCGYRVYGVEPMAIYYEGVYHDELLMAKQNIEHRT